Proteins encoded within one genomic window of Fusarium musae strain F31 chromosome 4, whole genome shotgun sequence:
- a CDS encoding hypothetical protein (EggNog:ENOG41), producing MHKTTLLGLLASSPVSAQLHSLAQAAGLKYFGSAVDNGYISDAPYSKLADDVEEFGQLVPENGQKWETVEPKQGDFVYTTADVVPDLAKKNVSDGAFSAEELTEVIEAHIANVVEHYKGDCYAWDVVNEAIDDSAEWRDSVFSRTLGTDFLGISFKAARKADPAAKLYYNDYNLEQNGAKTDKAVELVKLLQKEGAPIDGVGFQGHLIVGETPSRSELAATFKRFTDLNVEVAITELDIRHESVPATASQLKTQGDEYADVVGACLDTKGCVGVTVWGITDKYSWIPGVFEGNGEALLYTDDYEKKPAWTSVSSLLAAAATGAPTGSSVAPVETTAPATTLETKTKPVYTVPGTTNYMNTTAPQTEQTRTALATETDDNDDDCAETDAPFPTYAIPTNGTQVYPTKAPVDDDSDDDCAETDASFPTYAVPTNGTQVYPTKAPVDDDDCAETEAPIPTQAPAPSGDCEEDDGEFEPTVAAVESTARVPVVRSSSAYTYKWNTETAAPQVPAPTGTAPAYPVGTGSGGVVKHYYQCGGKNYKGPTECEKPYKCVEHNEYYFQCV from the exons ATGCACAAGACTACACTCCTTGGACTTTTGGCCTCGAGCCCTGTCTCGGCCCAGCTTCACAGCCTGGCGCAGGCCGCTGGACTCAAGTACTTCGGCTCAGCTGTCGATAACGGATATATCAGCGATGCGCCCTACAGCAAGCTAGCTGACGACGTTGAGGAGTTTGGACAGCTCGTTCCGGAGAACGGACAGAAGTGGGAGACTGTTGAGCCCAAGCAGGGTGATTTCGTTTACACGACTGCTGATGTTGTCCCGGATCTTGCGAAGAAGAATG TTTCCGATGGTGCTTTCTCTGCTGAGGAGCTCACTGAGGTCATCGAGGCTCATATTGCCAACGTTGTTGAGCACTACAAGGGTGATTGTTACGCTTGGGATGTGGTCAACGAGGCCATCGATGACAGCGCCGAGTGGCGAGACAGCGTCTTCTCCCGCACTCTGGGAACTGACTTCCTTGGCATCTCCTTCAAGGCTGCCCGCAAGGCCGATCCCGCTGCCAAGCT GTACTACAACGACTACAACCTTGAGCAGAACGGTGCCAAGACCGACAAGGCTGTCGAGcttgtcaagcttctccagaagGAGGGCGCCCCCATCGACGGTGTTGGTTTCCAGGGTCATCTGATCGTCGGCGAGACTCCTTCTCGCTCTGAGCTCGCTGCCACTTTCAAGCGCTTCACTGATCTCAACGTTGAGGTCGCCATCACCGAGCTTGACATCCGCCACGAGTCTGTTCCCGCTACCGCCTCTCAGCTCAAGACTCAGGGAGATGAGTACGCCGATGTTGTTGGTGCCTGCCTCGACACCAAGGGCTGTGTTGGTGTTACCGTCTGGGGTATCACTGACAAGTACAGCTGGATCCCCGGTGTCTTCGAGGGTAACGGCGAGGCTCTTCTCTACACCGATGACtacgagaagaagcccgCCTGGACCAGTGTCTCCAGCCTTCTCGCCGCTGCTGCCACGGGAGCCCCTACCGGCAGTTCGGTTGCCCCCGTTGAGACTACTGCCCCCGCTACAACCctcgagaccaagaccaagcccGTCTACACTGTCCCTGGCACTACGAACTACATGAACACCACCGCTCCTCAGACCGAGCAGACCCGCACTGCTCTTGCTACTGAGACTGATGATAACGATGATGACTGTGCCGAAACCGATGCCCCCTTCCCTACATATGCCATTCCCACCAACGGAACCCAGGTCTATCCTACCAAGGCTCCTGTCGACGATGACTCCGATGATGACTGCGCCGAGACTGACGCCTCTTTCCCCACATACGCTGTCCCCACCAACGGAACTCAGGTTTACCCTACTAAGGCTcccgttgacgatgatgactgtGCTGAGACTGAGGCTCCCATTCCTACTCAAGCCCCTGCCCCCTCTGGTGATTGCGAAGAGGACGACGGCGAGTTCGAGCCCACTGTCGCTGCCGTCGAGTCCACCGCTCGCGTCCCCGTCGTCCGCAGCAGCTCAGCCTACACCTATAAGTGGAACACCGAGACAGCCGCTCCTCAAGTTCCCGCTCCCACAGGCACTGCCCCCGCTTACCCCGTTGGAACTGGCTCTGGCGGTGTTGTCAAGCACTACTACCAGTGCGGTGGTAAGAACTACAAGGGACCTACCGAGTGTGAGAAGCCCTACAAGTGCGTCGAGCACAACGAGTACTACTTTCAGTGCGTTTAA
- a CDS encoding hypothetical protein (EggNog:ENOG41) gives MLAYYLMKDYVAQVREQVYGNLKPDIMQLNTENMLELLTRKVTDTHLAELESMDDEDFSVYMEYTNFNKFLIQVLRVRPGFPPRHVMGPVKLWARHVADGFLMV, from the exons ATGCTCGCGTACTACCTCATGAAGGATTATGTTGCACAAGTACGCGAGCAGGTCTACGGT AATCTGAAGCCGGATATAATGCAGCTCAATACCGAGAATATGCTTGAGCTTTTGACCAGAAAGGTGACGGATACCCACCTTGCAGAACTTGAAAGTATGGACGACGAGGACTTCTCTGTGTATATGGAATACACGAACTTCAACAAATTCCTAATCCAGGTCTTGAGAGTCAGGCCAGGGTTCCCTCCTCGTCATGTGATGGGCCCAGTCAAGCTTTGGGCCCGACAT GTCGCTGATGGATTTCTGATGGTCTGA